In Colletotrichum higginsianum IMI 349063 chromosome 1, whole genome shotgun sequence, one genomic interval encodes:
- a CDS encoding DNA-directed RNA polymerase I subunit, translating to MQNALNRPGVAIAPAAAATPPKARANPANISEPLQDPRKFPAAPNSIVTTPSVHSSPVLRHALRTTPGTMSSRKLDGVHSLSAIMEKQSQQPTLSQSKSRFARAAQSKANAEKTFDPRASGSSDDDDTSSSSDDSDEDGPAVPSFVNKINGQASSAKPAGTPLKKAKRDKEDEVADSDVEQKAPPAKKTPVKPESSSDESSSESEAEAEASDSSDSSSDSESESNKKKPALKVPAKGASAKGASTTSSSDSSSESESESENEAAKPTKPAAKPVVNGTKATKPASTSSSEASSSSDEEESDDEQEKEDSSDEDSDNEAADQSAAVAARRNSADLSVPGFVGKDFVLRQAQGDEDGKDMSDFFAKAKLDGKQLWYFTAPAAIPINVVEKLQIPMDKAQNGDAIFQHNSEDYTVGFDVGSAAVQLLIPNKKGTRYEQASQKIDKVLHVKRVTQLVGSEPRAARSIQPNVPRPQPPGLRARFHPIGVPDDIPLGKIGFDKNSSDNDEEDVDMAPAPALPSSSKISKRVLTQAAISLDDAMDIDEPTPKSAKKDKKKSKAAQDPVSDSQSTVIEVPNSQPLPSTKEKKSKKRRDSIESISSVGSNPKPKLLKGQKSTVATPDQSKKASKRKVPADEEDPSAQLVKEAASAEKKAKKLKRAAESSAPEVGQASVKKVTAIPPPTIPKASYSFSNISDRSSPTPQISTPQPKPTSKGSRKSKGDEPATSNTSQTASARKETPIQPPSIRRQSSVSTQIPFKPSPAAEETPKEKRKRRKSEKAEEPKSSKKETPIPPPKI from the exons GTCTTGCGTCACGCCCTCCGAACCACCCCAGGCACGATGTCATCACGCAAGCTCGATGGCGTTCATTCTCTGAGTGCCATAATGGAGAAGCAATCTCAGCAGCCCACTCTCAGCCAGTCCAAATCCAGAttcgcccgcgccgcgcAGTCCAAGGCCAATGCCGAGAAGACGTTCGACCCTCGCGCTTCCGGATCGAGTGATGACGATGACACCAGCAGTAGCAGCGACGACAGCGATGAAGATGGCCCGGCTGTTCCCAGCTTTGTGAACAAGATCAATGGCCAGGCTTCTTCGGCCAAACCTGCCGGTACCCCTctgaagaaggccaagcGCGACAAGGAAGATGAGGTCGCCGATAGCGACGTCGAACAAAAGGCTCCGCCTGCCAAGAAGACTCCCGTCAAGCCTGAGAGCTCTTCCGATGAGTCCTCCTCAGAGtccgaagccgaagccgaagcgTCCGACTCcagcgacagcagcagcgacagcgagAGTGAGTCCAACAAGAAGAAACCGGCATTGAAGGTTCCCGCCAAGGGAGCTTCCGCCAAAGGAGCTTCCACCACCTCTTCGAGCGACTCTTCGAGCGAATCCGAAAGTGAATCGGAGAACGAGGCCGCAAAGCCGACAAAGCCCGCTGCTAAGCCCGTTGTCAATGGCACCAAGGCGACCAAGCCTGCCTCGACCAGTTCCAGCGAAGCAAGCTCCAGCTCCGATGAAGAGGAGTCCGATgacgagcaggagaaggaggataGCTCTGATGAGGACTCCGACAATGAGGCGGCCGACCAGTccgctgctgttgctgccaGACGCAACAGTGCCGATCTCAGCGTTCCTGGTTTCGTCGGCAAGGACTTCGTCCTGAGACAGGCGCAAGGTGACGAGGACGGAAAGGATATGTCCGACTTCTTCGCCAAGGCTAAGCTCGACGGAAAGCAGCTCTGGTACTTcaccgcgccggcggccattcccatcaacgtcgtcgagaagctccagATTCCGATGGACAAGGCCCAAAACGGTGATGCCATCTTCCAGCACAACTCCGAGGACTACACCGTCGGCTTCGACGTTGGATCCGCCGCCGTGCAGCTTCTCATCCCTAACAAGAAGGGCACTCGCTACGAGCAAG CCTCCCAAAAGATCGACAAGGTCTTGCACGTCAAGCGTGTAACTCAATTGGTCGGTAGCGAGCCTCGCGCCGCTAGATCCATCCAGCCGAATGTCCCACGCCCTCAGCCTCCGGGCCTGAGAGCTCGTTTCCACCCCATTGGTGTCCCTGATGACATCCCCTTGGGTAAAATCGGTTTCGACAAAAACAGTTCTGAcaacgacgaggaggacgtcgacatGGCGCCGGCTCCTGCCTTGCCGTCCAGCTCTAAAATATCCAAGCGCGTGTTGACTCAAGCTGCGATTTCCCTTGACGATGCCATGGATATTGACGAGCCTACGCCCAAGAGCGcaaagaaggacaagaagaagtcCAAGGCCGCACAAGACCCTGTTTCGGACTCCCAGTCTACCGTCATTGAGGTCCCCAACTCTCAGCCTCTGCCCTCtaccaaggagaagaagagcaagaagcgACGCGATAGCATCGAGTCGATCTCGAGCGTGGGCTCCAACCCAAAGCCGAAGTTGCTGAAGGGCCAGAAGAGTACTGTCGCTACTCCCGATCAATCCAAGAAGGCATCCAAGCGCAAGGTCCCtgcggacgaggaggacccCTCCGCCCAGTTGGTCAAGGAGGCTGCTTCGGCCGaaaagaaggccaagaagctcaagcgCGCCGCTGAAAGCTCCGCCCCAGAGGTCGGTCAGGCTTCTGTCAAGAAAGTGACGGCTATCCCTCCGCCCACCATCCCGAAGGCCAGCTACTCTTTCTCGAACATCTCTGATAGATCCAGCCCCACCCCTCAGATCTCGACTCCTCAGCCGAAGCCCACGTCGAAGGGTTCCAGGAAGTCCAAGGGAGATGAACCGGCCACTTCCAACACCTCCCAAACTGCTTCTGCTCGCAAGGAGACGCCCATTCAGCCCCCCAGCATTCGCCGCCAGTCCAGTGTATCCACTCAGATTCCTTTCAAGCCATCTCCCGCAGCTGAGGAGACGCCCAAGGAGAAGCGCAAGCGCAGAAAGTCGGAAAAGGCCGAGGAGCCCAAGTCTAGCAAGAAGGAGACGCCCATTCCGCCGCCCAAGATCTAG
- a CDS encoding peptidase family M3 — protein sequence MSRNPPQPLATIPRADEIVPMVKRILATQRAAREHAAATIPPAEATFSSAIAPFLAADDSTQGETGIFTLLRFSGPDKATREAVEEGSRLWSASTAERLRMTEVYHLVQAARDRNEELGYEEKRILEDLWLDYREAGHGTLDDEGIAVYLQRRERVEKLKEDFRRNLYQGGGGLWFDEAELEGVPLQETEKWKLGREEESEERGKRFVTLERADYDAVLRHARDPETRRRMYVASDNRFPENVPLFKEMLVLRDENARLLGYKSHADFRMERKVAPSTEWVEGFLGRLREELMPRGREEMKRLEAKKREHLKKLGGLTAGSEDEAKVLPWDFEYYTRLLEEEADVDQKSIAEYFPLRHTLSAMLDLFTAFLGLEFVSIPEEDLAGKVWDLAVEVWSVWEGRGERKGEFVGYLYADVLWREGKYRTACNVNLQCGYVKEDGSRVYPATVLMCAFQPPTAASCALLKHREVVTLFHELGHGLHDLVSRTQHTRFHGTRVAPDFGEAPSTMLEKWCWMPDELVKMSRHYTRVDPAYMSKWREDHPAGGEPPQEKIPEALVERLVESRELNRGLWFLRQL from the exons ATGTCTCGCAACCCCCCGCAACCCCTGGCCACCATTCCCAGGGCCGATGAGATCGTCCCCATGGTCAAGCGCATCCTCGCGACCcagcgcgccgcccgcgaaCATGCCGCCGCGACCATACCCCCTGCCGAGGCCACATTCTCCAGCGCCATCGCACCATTCCTCGCGGCTGACGACAGTACGCAAGGAGAAACGGGGATTTTCACCCTGCTCCGCTTCTCCGGGCCGGACAAGGCTACTCGGgaagccgtcgaggaggggTCGAGGCTCTGgtccgcgtcgacggcggagAGGTTGCGGATGACGGAAGTATACCACCTGGTTCAGGCTGCCAGGGACAGGAACGAGGAGTTGGGAtacgaggagaagagaatCTTGGAGGATCTGTGGTTGGATTATCGCGAGGCCGGGCATGGCACCCTCGATGATGAGGGAATTGCGGTTTACCTGCAACGGAGGGAGAGGGTTGAGAAGTTGAAGGAGGATTTCCGGCGGAACTTGTATCAAGGGGGCGGCGGGTTGTGGTTTGACGAAGCAGAGTTGGAGGGCGTTCCGTTACAGGAGACGGAGAAGTGGAAACttgggagagaggaggaatcggaggaaagagggaaaaggttCGTGACACTAGAGAGGGCGGACTATGATGCTGTCCTGCGGCACGCACGCGACCcggagacgaggaggcggatgTATGTGGCGTCCGACAACAGGTTCCCGGAGAACGTGCCGCTGTTCAAGGAGATGCTGGTGTTGAGAGACGAGAATGCGAGGCTGTTGGGGTACAAGAGCCACGCGGACTTCCGCATGGAGAGAAAGGTTGCGCCGTCGACGGAATGGGTGGAGGGGTTCCTCGGGCGGCTGAGGGAGGAGCTGATgccgagagggagagaggagatgAAGAGGCTCGAGGCAAAGAAAAGGGAGCATCTCAAGAAACTGGGTGGCTTGACTGCAGGCTCGGAGGACGAAGCGAAGGTTTTGCCGTGGGATTTTGAGTATTACACTCGTcttctcgaggaggaggccgacgtcgaccaAAAGAGTATCGCAGAGTACTTCCCACTGCGGCATACGTTGTCCGCAATGCTGGATCTCTTCACCGCTTTCTTGGGGCTGGAGTTCGTCTCGATCCCCGAAGAGGACCTGGCTGGGAAGGTCTGGGACCTGGCTGTGGAGGTTTGGAGTGTttgggaagggagaggggagaggaagggggagtTCGTGGGATACCTTTATGCTGATGTTCTCTGGAGAGAGGGCAAGTATCGGACTGCGTGCAATGTCAACTTGCAATGT GGATATGTCAAGGAGGATGGGAGCAGAGTATACCCCGCAACGGTCCTCATGTGCGCCTTTCAACCCCCAACGGCGGCCTCATGTGCGTTGTTGAAGCACCGCGAGGTTGTGACCTTGTTCCACG AACTCGGCCATGGTCTCCATGACCTCGTCAGCAGGACGCAGCACACCCGATTCCACGGCACGCGCGTGGCGCCCGATTTCGGCGAGGCGCCCAGCACGATGCTGGAGAAGTGGTGCTGGATGCCTGACGAGCTGGTCAAGATGAGCCGGCATTACACGCGGGTGGACCCGGCGTACATGTCGAAATGGAGAGAGGACCATCCTGCCGGCGGGGAGCCGCCACAGGAAAAGATCCCGGAAGCCCTTGTGGAGAGGTTGGTAGAGAGTCGGGAGTTGAATCGTGGACTGTGGTTTCTGCGGCAGCTGTGA
- a CDS encoding Metallopeptidase MepB, translating into MTDRVFAIFDMAVNNQESTKALRELDEVKFFNDLQDCLTLRPNPDKRGYGLVHSTHLIALYDAGYYAYLSAQAFAADFFETCFARDPRSPEAWDRYRRQILECGGSRNAMEMMTEFLGREPGPGALLQSLGSTKEDRKPLGG; encoded by the exons ATGACAGACAGGGTCTTTGCGATATTTGACATGGCTGTTAATAACCAAGAATCCACCAAGGCGTTGAGGGAACTTGACGAAGTCAAGTTCTTCAACGACCTCCAGGACTGCCTTACCTTGAGGCCTAACCCAGATAAACGGGGTTATGGACTCGTTCATTCCACACACCTCATCGCACTTTACGACGCAGGATACTACGCCTATCTAAG CGCCCAAGCATTCGCGGCGGACTTTTTCGAGACGTGCTTCGCCCGGGACCCTCGCAGTCCGGAGGCGTGGGACCGGTACCGGCGACAGATCCTGGAgtgcggcggcagcaggaACGCGATGGAGATGATGACGGAGTTCCTCGGCCGGGAACCTGGCCCGGGTGCCCTGCTGCAGAGTCTTGGCTCAACGAAGGAAGACAGAAAACCTCTGGGGGGTTGA